The DNA region CTAAAGAGCAAAGAATGAACGGAATTTGTGAAAGTAAGTTATATTCGCATTGATAGGCCTTCGTGATCTCCACACATAACATGGTGTTCGTCCTAGTATGCAAGACCAGTAAAAATTCGCGTCTGTGAACGCTACCAAGGGTATAGTGGAATATAAGGGATAGGACACATATACTTCATGTTACGGAAAATAACCCACTTTTGCAATCGGCAAGGAAGATCACAGGTTTAAGAAAACCTGAAGGTTTAGACCCTCCTTCCCCTTCTTCCACCAGGTTTTCTAGTAGTGTCATGCGGAATTGGTGTAACATCATCTATCCTTCCTATCTTGAATCCAGCTCTTGCAAGGGCTCTAATAGCAGCCTGTGCCCCGGGTCCAGGAATTCTTGATCCTACGCCGCCAACAGCTCTGACTCTAATATGCAGTGAAGTTATCCCCTTACTCTTCGCAGCTTCCGCAGCCGCAACAGCGGACTTCATTGCCGCATATGGAGAGGACTCATATCTGTCTGCAGTAACATGCCTCCCTCCAGAGCTTATGCCTATGGTCTCTGCACCACTGAGATCTGTTATATGCACTATGGTATTGTTATAGCTACTGAATATGTGGGCTATGCCCCACTTTTCCTTCTTAATATCTTCTAAGCTTTCAGACAACGAAAACACACTCTTTCTAGGGTATAAAAAATGTATCGATATTCAAGTCCACCAAAATTCCTACAAATTCAAGCATAAATAATACTAACTATTATGCAACAAGGAAGAACAATGGCAACTCACATACTATTGATTGAAGAATGTTCAGACAGAAATCATATTTTGTAACTATGAGCAATGCGCTGAAGGATAGAAATGAAAAAGTGA from Nitrososphaerales archaeon includes:
- a CDS encoding 30S ribosomal protein S11, which produces MSESLEDIKKEKWGIAHIFSSYNNTIVHITDLSGAETIGISSGGRHVTADRYESSPYAAMKSAVAAAEAAKSKGITSLHIRVRAVGGVGSRIPGPGAQAAIRALARAGFKIGRIDDVTPIPHDTTRKPGGRRGRRV